Genomic window (Rosa chinensis cultivar Old Blush chromosome 6, RchiOBHm-V2, whole genome shotgun sequence):
GTTTACTTCATCTCAAAAGTAACCAAGCCACGGCCTCCTCAAATCCCTCATGATAGTAGCTCGTTCTTTGATCAATCGTCTGTGATTGGATTGGAGAAACAAAAGGAAGAGATGATCAAGTTGTTGTTGGCTACTCATGACAAGAATACTATTGTGATCTTAATAGTGGCCATGGGTGGCATCGGAAAAAACTCACTCAACTTGTCTTTAATGATCCAATGGTGGTTGGGACGTTTAACATGAGAATGTGGTGGGTATGTGTTTCCTTGGAGTATGATCTGATTCAGATCACTAAATCAATCCTTGAGGCTACCACAAGCAAAGTTTGCACACTGTCAAATCTTGACTCTATTAAGAGGCAATTGAAAAAGATGATGGGAAAGTTTTTGCTCGTACTGGACAATATGTGGAATGAGAGTCCAAGTGATTGAGATGCCTTGAAATTGCTTTTTAGTTTTGCAGCACCAGCAAGTAGGGTTCTGGTAACTGCTCGAAGTAAGACTGTTTCATCAATTGTTACCACTAATGGTGATCTTACTTGTTTTTCTCCAACTACTTTGTCTAAGGAGGATTGTTGGGAAATTATCAAgaaaaaactgaaaacagaagTAGATAATCGTGAAGATTTGAAAGCTATTGGCTTACAGTTGGCAGAGAAGTGTAAAGGTCTTCTTTTGGCTGTTACAGTGATTGGAGATGCCTTGCATCTCAAATCAGAAGAGGTAGAGTGGGATGGGCTGCTGAAACTTTGGGACTTGCCCAAACATAACAACCAAGTCTACCGGGCACTTAAATTGAGCTACAATTATTTGCCAGCATATCTGAAAAGATGCTTCGCTTATTGCTCTATAATATTCCCCCGAGGTAAACAAAATTAAAGCGGAGGGTTTGATCCAAATATGGGCAGTGGAAGGCTCCATTGAAGCCCAAGGAGCAAGAAGAATTGAAGATATTGGAAGGGAGTACTTGGAGGAATTGTGTTCGAGGtcctttcttcaaatttcaTCAAATAATGAGGTTGAAATGCATGATCGTACTTCATTCATGACTTGGCATCGATGGTTTCTACCAACTTATGCTTGCGTTTGGAGGATACCATGTCTACAACATCTACCAGCTTCTTGTCTCAAAATGTTCACTATCTGTCCTTGCTTTGTTAAGGTACTAAATCAGATGTGTCTGGAGTCAAGCACGAAGAGTCTTACAGGTGTCAGAAGTTGAGAACATTTGATACACTCAAAATGAGTGCACAAAATTAACCCTGCATCAGATAGTAGTATGAATAAGTAGAGACCGTTCTAAGCCGGAGATTGGGGTATACTTCCTGTCAAAAACGTCAAACTAATTAGTATTATTCACAAAgtatgaaacaaaaataaaacaaagtatatattTACTGAAATTACAAGATAAGGGGATTTATAAGAGTTTGTATTCTAATCTAATTATATAACACAAGCGTCCATGAATCAAGATAAATATAGGGGATAGAAAAGATGTAAGATGAAGTTAACAACCACTACCACGAAATACAAGTAATCTAATCATAAACCATGGATCAAAAATTGTAGATGaaagaaatcaaccaagaacaGAGATGAGCGCATACAAAGTCTTTATTACTTTCCttagttaaattaactagatgaacagAGATGAGCGCATACAAAGTCCTTATTACTTTCCttagttaaattaactagatgaacagAGATGAGCGCATACAAAGTCCTTATTACTTTCCTTAGTTAAATTAACAAGATGAACACACCATAGTTattcctattaaacatgcaatgctaGTCATAGAACGCTACTCACTAACAAAACATATTTAATGCATAAAGATCAATGAAAGTTTGATTCACTTCAGCCAAACACACAAGTTAGAAGACACCATAGTTTGATTCACTCCTTAGTTAAATTAACAAGATGAACACACCATAGTTattcctattaaacatgcaatgctaGTCATAGAACGCTACTCACTAACAAAACATATTTAATGCATAAAGATCAATGAAAGTTTGATTCACTTCAGCCAAACACACAAGTTAGAAgactaatcaagcatgcaagactcattgtcgatttacctaaggaactaTAGGTTTTTCCACTTAAGCAATTAAGACCAAGAACgctagcatatcttaatttggattcaattacatgctcaatattctaagtttgaaaccaaagaacacaaaacacataaaaggtgggattgaagcacaaatCAACAATCTAAATTCATCACAtatagaaattgcaatttagGTTTGTAGAAACCTAAAACGTTTATCATGCTTCATGTTtattggaaactaaacatcCATACATAAACTTTATTCTCACAAATAGTCGAAACatccatttaaaacaagaatctAGAACGCTAGTATAATTGTCTTTAACGTTACAAAcataagaaaccaaaaacaaaagatagaagggcatggttacacttttgaagagaTTTAAGAACGCAAGAAAGACTTCAAAATGATGGAGGATGTTGATGAGGACTAAGGCAAGGAGGTGGAGATGCTTCATGGCTTCAATGCTTGAACAATATAGATGGATCGAAATTTAGAGAGAAAAGGGGAggaattttgaatttgattatggGTTTTGATGATTTCAGAGTTATGGAATAGATGGAAGTATATGAAGGGAGAGAGATGGTATGAATGAGGTGAAGGAAGATGTGTAGGACGTCCAACATAGGTGAATATATATAGAGGAAGCTTTAGACGTCAACCCTAGATCTCCTTCTTCAAATCTGATTCAGTTTCCTTCTTTGTGTTGATGTAGATTTCCTCttgaattttctcattggtcCACATCATCATGGCTGCAATatcctcaaaatcaaatcaaatatagAGACCTTCCAAAACTCGTCCAAAAGatattcacatccaaaactCTCCTTATTTGCGCAAAACAGATTCAATTGCGGATTGACCTTTGTGTACTAAATCAGCCATAActtcttttagaaaattaatacTACAAACTG
Coding sequences:
- the LOC112170796 gene encoding putative disease resistance protein RGA3, translating into MASDEAGGGDFTGNGFRFEEKKKRRGAGVSFAAPASRVLVTARSKTVSSIVTTNGDLTCFSPTTLSKEDCWEIIKKKLKTEVDNREDLKAIGLQLAEKCKGLLLAVTVIGDALHLKSEEVEWDGLLKLWDLPKHNNQVYRALKLSYNYLPAYLKRCFAYCSIIFPRGKQN